The nucleotide sequence TTTCACTGAAGATCACGAATGGCTGCGCGCCGAAGCCGACGGCAGCGTTACAGTCGGCATCACTGCATTTGCGCAGAACGCCTTGGGCGATGTGGTCTATGTTCAGTTACCGGAACTGCAAACCTACGCCAAGGGTGCCGAAGCCTCGACCGTGGAATCGGTGAAAGCCGCCAGCGGTGTCTACATGCCACTGGACGGTGAAGTGCTCGAAACCAACCCGGCCCTGGAAAGCAATCCCGAACTGGTCAACGAAGATCCGCTGGGTGAAGGCTGGTTTTTCCGTTTCAAGCCAGCCAATGCCGCTGAAGTTGGCCAACTGCTGGATCAGGACGCCTACGACCGTCTGATCAAAGCCAACGCCCAAGCCTGAGGAGCGCCACATGACCGTTAATCTGGGCACCGCCAACGAATTCATCGCCCGCCACATCGGCCCACGGGCCAGCGACGA is from Pseudomonas sp. B21-056 and encodes:
- the gcvH gene encoding glycine cleavage system protein GcvH is translated as MSELRFTEDHEWLRAEADGSVTVGITAFAQNALGDVVYVQLPELQTYAKGAEASTVESVKAASGVYMPLDGEVLETNPALESNPELVNEDPLGEGWFFRFKPANAAEVGQLLDQDAYDRLIKANAQA